In the Arachis ipaensis cultivar K30076 chromosome B10, Araip1.1, whole genome shotgun sequence genome, one interval contains:
- the LOC107622871 gene encoding uncharacterized protein LOC107622871 isoform X1, giving the protein MACCYRYHCFLLHLHSHCRTIPLPPRANFSTVATSLRNLQPPRPLRQPRALVYKGYCSASSNASLIPESLQLSNADIAVNSAASNGRVMLIDGTSIIHRAYYKLLAKLHHGHLTHADGNGDWVLTIFTALSLIIDVLEFIPSHVVVVFDHDGIPFGHSTNSSKHCFNAKGQNFRHNLYPSYKSNRPPTPDTIVQGLQYLKASIKAMSIKVIEVPGVEADDVIGTLALRNVNAGYKVRVVSPDKDFFQILSPSLRLLRIAPRGDQMVSFGVEDFEKRYGGLKPSQFADMVALSGDRSDNIPGVSGIGDVYAVQLISKFGTLERLLECVDQIEEDRIRKTLIENAEQARLSKELALLRSDLPFYMVPFATKDILFKKPEDNGSKFNSLLTAISAYAEGFSADPIIRRAFHLWRKLESR; this is encoded by the exons ATGGCTTGCTGCTATAGGTATCACTGTTTTCTTCTGCACCTTCATTCCCATTGCAGAACCATTCCGCTCCCACCCCGGGCTAATTTCTCAACCGTCGCAACTTCCCTTCGCAATCTTCAACCGCCAAGACCGCTTCGACAACCACGCGCCCTCGTCTACAAG GGTTATTGTAGTGCGTCCAGCAACGCGAGTTTGATTCCAGAATCTTTGCAGCTCAGCAATGCGGATATTGCAGTGAACTCTGCCGCTTCCAATGGCAGAGTCATGCTCATTGATGGCACCTCAATAATTCATAGGGCCTATTACAAGCTTTTAG CGAAATTGCACCATGGTCATCTAACACATGCCGATGGAAATGGAGATTGGGTTTTAACGATATTTACGGCTCTCTCACTT ATTATTGATGTTCTGGAGTTTATCCCTTCCCATGTTGTG GTGGTGTTTGACCATGATG GAATTCCTTTTGGTCATTCTACTAATTCATCAAAACACTGTTTTAACGCAAAAG GTCAGAATTTCCGACACAATCTATACCCTTCCTACAAGAGCAATCGCCCTCCAACTCCTGATACCATTGTTCAGGGACTTCAGTACCTAAAAGCCTCCATCAAGGCAATGTCCATCAAAGTCATTGAG gtTCCAGGTGTTGAGGCAGATGATGTGATTGGAACATTGGCCTTAAGGAATGTTAATGCTGGGTATAAG gTACGAGTTGTCTCCCCAGACAAAGACTTTTTTCAGATTCTGTCTCCTTCATTACGCCTCCTTAGAATTGCTCCACGAGGAGATCA GATGGTTTCATTTGGAGTTGAGGACTTTGAAAAACGATATGGAGGTCTTAAACCATCACAGTTTGCAGATATGGTTGCACTTTCCGGTGACAGATCTGATAACATTCCAG GAGTCAGCGGGATTGGAGATGTTTATGCTGTGCAATTGATCAGTAAATTTG GCACATTGGAGAGGTTATTGGAATGTGTTGATCAAATAGAAGAGGATCGCATTAGAAAG ACGTTGATTGAAAATGCTGAGCAGGCACGCTTAAGCAAGGAACTG GCATTGTTGCGTTCTGATCTTCCATTCTACATGGTGCCATTTGCTACAAAAGATATCTTATTCAAGAAACCAGAG GACAATGGTAGTAAATTCAACAGCCTTTTAACTGCTATCAGTGCATATGCTGAAGGGTTTTCAGCTGATCCTATTATCAGGAGAGCATTTCATCTGTGGAGAAAGTTGGAATCAAGATAA
- the LOC107622871 gene encoding uncharacterized protein LOC107622871 isoform X2 — protein MACCYRYHCFLLHLHSHCRTIPLPPRANFSTVATSLRNLQPPRPLRQPRALVYKGYCSASSNASLIPESLQLSNADIAVNSAASNGRVMLIDGTSIIHRAYYKLLAKLHHGHLTHADGNGDWVLTIFTALSLIIDVLEFIPSHVVVVFDHDGQNFRHNLYPSYKSNRPPTPDTIVQGLQYLKASIKAMSIKVIEVPGVEADDVIGTLALRNVNAGYKVRVVSPDKDFFQILSPSLRLLRIAPRGDQMVSFGVEDFEKRYGGLKPSQFADMVALSGDRSDNIPGVSGIGDVYAVQLISKFGTLERLLECVDQIEEDRIRKTLIENAEQARLSKELALLRSDLPFYMVPFATKDILFKKPEDNGSKFNSLLTAISAYAEGFSADPIIRRAFHLWRKLESR, from the exons ATGGCTTGCTGCTATAGGTATCACTGTTTTCTTCTGCACCTTCATTCCCATTGCAGAACCATTCCGCTCCCACCCCGGGCTAATTTCTCAACCGTCGCAACTTCCCTTCGCAATCTTCAACCGCCAAGACCGCTTCGACAACCACGCGCCCTCGTCTACAAG GGTTATTGTAGTGCGTCCAGCAACGCGAGTTTGATTCCAGAATCTTTGCAGCTCAGCAATGCGGATATTGCAGTGAACTCTGCCGCTTCCAATGGCAGAGTCATGCTCATTGATGGCACCTCAATAATTCATAGGGCCTATTACAAGCTTTTAG CGAAATTGCACCATGGTCATCTAACACATGCCGATGGAAATGGAGATTGGGTTTTAACGATATTTACGGCTCTCTCACTT ATTATTGATGTTCTGGAGTTTATCCCTTCCCATGTTGTG GTGGTGTTTGACCATGATG GTCAGAATTTCCGACACAATCTATACCCTTCCTACAAGAGCAATCGCCCTCCAACTCCTGATACCATTGTTCAGGGACTTCAGTACCTAAAAGCCTCCATCAAGGCAATGTCCATCAAAGTCATTGAG gtTCCAGGTGTTGAGGCAGATGATGTGATTGGAACATTGGCCTTAAGGAATGTTAATGCTGGGTATAAG gTACGAGTTGTCTCCCCAGACAAAGACTTTTTTCAGATTCTGTCTCCTTCATTACGCCTCCTTAGAATTGCTCCACGAGGAGATCA GATGGTTTCATTTGGAGTTGAGGACTTTGAAAAACGATATGGAGGTCTTAAACCATCACAGTTTGCAGATATGGTTGCACTTTCCGGTGACAGATCTGATAACATTCCAG GAGTCAGCGGGATTGGAGATGTTTATGCTGTGCAATTGATCAGTAAATTTG GCACATTGGAGAGGTTATTGGAATGTGTTGATCAAATAGAAGAGGATCGCATTAGAAAG ACGTTGATTGAAAATGCTGAGCAGGCACGCTTAAGCAAGGAACTG GCATTGTTGCGTTCTGATCTTCCATTCTACATGGTGCCATTTGCTACAAAAGATATCTTATTCAAGAAACCAGAG GACAATGGTAGTAAATTCAACAGCCTTTTAACTGCTATCAGTGCATATGCTGAAGGGTTTTCAGCTGATCCTATTATCAGGAGAGCATTTCATCTGTGGAGAAAGTTGGAATCAAGATAA